A single region of the Streptomyces virginiae genome encodes:
- a CDS encoding alpha/beta fold hydrolase: MQRHEMKIDDRTLSYVDFGGTGRPLLALHGGMSEALAFTGLAAALGDAWRVIAPDQRGHGDSDRAPDHHREGYVRDAVALLDHLGIDTPVPLLGHSLGGLNACHLAATHPDRISALIDVDATVEIRIPTGQNWWDFLGGLPYTAPTREELLAAAGPAAPFVADGLRPLTDGTGWRLAYHPQDMLDSIHACEGDHWGTWLASTCPALLIHGTDSQALTQPMADAMVARRPKTSYAPLDGDHFVPFTNPDGFHTAVGTFLATL, from the coding sequence ATGCAGCGCCACGAGATGAAGATCGACGACCGCACCCTGTCCTACGTGGACTTCGGCGGCACGGGCCGCCCACTCCTCGCCCTGCACGGCGGCATGTCCGAAGCCCTCGCCTTCACCGGCCTCGCCGCCGCCCTCGGCGACGCCTGGCGGGTCATCGCCCCCGACCAGCGCGGCCACGGGGACTCCGACCGCGCGCCCGATCACCACCGCGAGGGCTACGTACGCGACGCCGTCGCCCTCCTCGACCACCTGGGCATCGACACCCCGGTGCCGCTCCTCGGCCACTCCCTCGGCGGCCTCAACGCCTGCCACCTCGCCGCCACCCACCCCGACCGGATCTCCGCGCTCATCGACGTCGACGCCACCGTCGAGATCCGCATCCCCACCGGACAGAACTGGTGGGACTTCCTGGGCGGCCTCCCCTACACCGCCCCCACCCGCGAGGAACTCCTCGCCGCCGCCGGACCGGCCGCGCCCTTCGTCGCCGACGGACTGCGCCCCCTGACCGACGGCACCGGATGGCGCCTGGCCTACCACCCGCAGGACATGCTCGACTCCATCCACGCCTGCGAGGGCGACCACTGGGGCACCTGGCTCGCGAGCACCTGCCCGGCCCTGCTGATCCACGGCACCGACAGCCAGGCGCTCACGCAGCCCATGGCCGACGCGATGGTCGCCCGGCGCCCGAAGACCTCGTACGCGCCCCTCGACGGCGACCACTTCGTGCCGTTCACGAACCCGGACGGCTTCCACACCGCGGTCGGGACGTTCCTGGCCACCCTCTGA
- a CDS encoding S1C family serine protease: MTDSFRREGEYPQENSPAPHAPFGAYPAAGAGAAAYPPPPSYPPAAPGWHEAHQPQPQVIRGETVPAGAGGAGEGGGYEGGGYEGGGSQGPAHAAAPAPRAKRPVALLAAVALAAALVGGGTAAAVEQLMDRQAGGTGGVDGTTVSRSSSGTVAGVAEQVSPSVVRIDVRTGSGQGTGSGIVLTADGEIVTNNHVVSGAAEVQVTMSDGKKYPAKIVGTDPAKDLALIKLQGASGLKPATLGDSGGVKVGDQVVAIGSPDGLTGTVTSGIVSALNREVKVPKSEQQSPQGRQQGEDSWPFSFGGRQFNGNTGSDTTSYKALQTDASLNPGNSGGALVDMNGRIVGMPSAIYSPASGNAAAGSVGLGFAIPVDTIKADLDSLRKGGPGGAGSSDTDPDSGSGSGSAADGFGTSF, translated from the coding sequence ATGACCGACAGCTTCCGCCGCGAAGGCGAGTACCCGCAGGAGAACAGCCCGGCCCCGCACGCGCCGTTCGGCGCGTACCCCGCGGCCGGCGCAGGGGCGGCGGCCTACCCGCCGCCGCCCTCGTACCCGCCCGCCGCACCCGGTTGGCACGAGGCGCACCAGCCGCAGCCGCAGGTCATCCGGGGCGAGACGGTCCCGGCGGGCGCGGGCGGCGCGGGCGAAGGCGGCGGGTACGAGGGCGGCGGGTACGAGGGCGGCGGCTCTCAGGGGCCCGCCCACGCCGCCGCCCCCGCTCCCCGTGCCAAGCGGCCCGTCGCCCTGCTGGCCGCCGTGGCGCTCGCCGCGGCCCTGGTCGGTGGCGGTACGGCGGCCGCCGTCGAGCAGTTGATGGACCGGCAGGCCGGCGGCACCGGCGGGGTCGACGGCACCACCGTCTCGCGGTCCAGCTCCGGCACCGTCGCCGGAGTCGCCGAGCAGGTCAGCCCCTCGGTCGTGCGCATCGACGTCCGTACCGGCTCCGGCCAGGGCACCGGCTCCGGCATCGTCCTGACCGCCGACGGCGAGATCGTCACCAACAACCACGTGGTGAGCGGCGCCGCCGAGGTCCAGGTGACGATGAGCGACGGCAAGAAGTACCCGGCCAAGATCGTGGGCACCGACCCCGCCAAGGACCTGGCGCTGATCAAGCTCCAGGGCGCCTCCGGGCTGAAGCCCGCCACACTCGGCGACTCCGGCGGCGTCAAGGTCGGCGACCAGGTCGTCGCCATCGGCTCCCCCGACGGCCTCACCGGCACCGTCACCAGCGGCATCGTCTCCGCCCTCAACCGCGAGGTGAAGGTGCCGAAGTCGGAGCAGCAGTCCCCGCAGGGCCGGCAGCAGGGCGAGGACAGCTGGCCGTTCTCCTTCGGCGGCCGCCAGTTCAACGGGAACACCGGCTCCGACACCACCTCGTACAAGGCCCTCCAGACGGACGCCTCCCTCAACCCGGGCAACTCCGGCGGCGCCCTCGTCGACATGAACGGCCGGATCGTGGGCATGCCCTCCGCGATCTACTCCCCCGCCTCCGGCAACGCGGCCGCCGGCAGCGTCGGCCTCGGCTTCGCCATCCCCGTCGACACGATCAAGGCCGACCTGGACTCCCTGCGCAAGGGCGGCCCCGGCGGCGCGGGCTCCTCCGACACCGACCCCGACTCCGGCTCCGGCTCCGGCTCCGCCGCGGACGGCTTCGGCACCAGCTTCTGA
- a CDS encoding bifunctional metallophosphatase/5'-nucleotidase, which yields MSATPQRHRRTRRLTLTALAVTAGAGAMVAAALPAGAASGGGAAKSRTVDVQMLSFNDFHGTLEPPQGSSGTVTERQADGTTKAIPAGGVEYLATSLREARKGHEYSVTAAAGDMIGGSPMLSGLFHDEPSIEALNKIGLDVSSVGNHEFDEGKTELRRMGYGGCHPVEGCFEYGKDFTGAEFQYLAANVTDEKTKRPLMSPTYIWKKGDVKIGFIGVTLEGTPDVVTAEGVKGLKFGDEVETINKYAAELNKQGVKSIVALIHEGGLPANGAYNYDCDVPGAGAGISGAIVDIAKNVDSKVDALVTGHTHQAYACNIPDPAGNPRTVTSAASIGRLFTDTTLTYDRQTKDIVRTPITSPKPVNKIVGREQPKAPDMTELIDRWKALAAPIANRPQGFISADIPGRGSEAPEKPLGDLIADAQLEALAPADKGGAQLAVMNPGGIRSDLAYKASGDEGDGVVTYGESFTVQPFTNMMNIVDLTGAQLITALQQQVSGPVNGANPKILQVSKGFTYTLDMTKAGADRVVVDSVKLNGVPLDLAKTYRVAMNEFLAGGGDGFTVLKEHKNKLVGASDLDCFNAYLTKNSSAAAPIVPPAANRITVIK from the coding sequence ATGTCAGCGACGCCACAACGGCACCGCCGAACCCGCCGGTTGACCCTCACCGCTCTCGCCGTCACGGCCGGGGCCGGAGCGATGGTCGCGGCCGCACTTCCGGCCGGTGCCGCGAGTGGTGGCGGTGCGGCCAAGAGCCGGACCGTCGATGTACAGATGCTGTCGTTCAACGACTTCCACGGCACCCTGGAGCCCCCGCAGGGCTCCTCCGGCACCGTGACCGAGCGTCAGGCCGACGGCACCACCAAGGCCATACCCGCGGGTGGTGTCGAGTACCTGGCGACCAGCCTGCGCGAGGCCCGCAAGGGCCACGAGTACTCCGTCACGGCCGCGGCCGGTGACATGATCGGCGGCAGCCCGATGCTGTCCGGGCTCTTCCACGACGAGCCGAGCATCGAGGCGCTGAACAAGATCGGCCTGGACGTCTCCAGCGTCGGCAACCACGAGTTCGACGAGGGCAAGACCGAGCTGCGCCGCATGGGTTACGGCGGCTGCCACCCGGTCGAGGGCTGCTTCGAGTACGGCAAGGACTTCACCGGCGCCGAATTCCAGTACCTCGCGGCCAACGTCACGGACGAGAAGACCAAGCGTCCGCTGATGTCGCCCACCTACATCTGGAAGAAGGGGGACGTGAAGATCGGCTTCATCGGCGTCACCCTGGAGGGCACTCCGGACGTCGTGACCGCCGAGGGGGTCAAGGGCCTCAAGTTCGGCGACGAGGTCGAGACGATCAACAAGTACGCCGCCGAGCTGAACAAGCAGGGCGTGAAGTCGATCGTGGCGCTGATCCACGAGGGCGGCCTGCCCGCCAACGGCGCGTACAACTACGACTGTGACGTCCCGGGCGCCGGCGCCGGCATCTCGGGCGCGATCGTGGACATCGCCAAGAACGTGGACTCCAAGGTCGACGCGCTGGTCACCGGTCACACGCACCAGGCCTACGCCTGCAACATCCCGGACCCGGCGGGCAACCCGCGCACGGTGACCTCGGCCGCCTCCATCGGCCGCCTGTTCACCGACACCACCCTCACCTACGACCGGCAGACCAAGGACATCGTCCGTACGCCGATCACCTCGCCGAAGCCGGTGAACAAGATCGTGGGCCGGGAGCAGCCGAAGGCCCCGGACATGACCGAGCTGATCGACCGTTGGAAGGCGCTGGCGGCCCCGATCGCCAACCGTCCGCAGGGCTTCATCTCGGCCGACATCCCCGGCCGCGGTTCCGAGGCGCCCGAGAAGCCGCTGGGCGACCTGATCGCCGACGCGCAGCTCGAAGCGCTCGCCCCGGCGGACAAGGGCGGCGCGCAGCTGGCCGTCATGAACCCGGGCGGCATCCGCTCGGACCTCGCCTACAAGGCCTCGGGTGACGAGGGCGACGGTGTGGTGACGTACGGCGAGTCCTTCACGGTCCAGCCCTTCACCAACATGATGAACATCGTGGACCTGACCGGCGCGCAGCTGATCACCGCGCTCCAGCAGCAGGTCAGCGGCCCGGTCAACGGGGCGAACCCGAAGATCCTGCAGGTGTCGAAGGGCTTCACCTACACCCTGGACATGACGAAGGCGGGCGCGGACCGCGTCGTCGTGGACTCGGTGAAGCTGAACGGCGTGCCGCTCGACCTGGCGAAGACCTACCGGGTCGCGATGAACGAGTTCCTCGCGGGCGGCGGTGACGGCTTCACCGTCCTGAAGGAGCACAAGAACAAGCTCGTGGGCGCGTCCGACCTGGACTGCTTCAACGCCTACCTGACGAAGAACTCCTCGGCGGCGGCCCCGATCGTCCCGCCGGCGGCGAACCGGATCACCGTCATCAAGTAA
- a CDS encoding MerR family transcriptional regulator has protein sequence MHSIGEMGRASGLGVSALRFYDRAGVLPPARVDPATGYRWYAPEQLDEARLLARLRQAGMPLADIRLVLAAWSGGDTGLVPRLLDGHLRRLERELADARGALSAVRARLGHKENTMTTTTAPTTRLTVPATEFAAALDAVRFAAGTDPELPVLGGIHFDVEEADLHVVATDRYRMAVARASTTGHGGERIRLTVPAPLVDAMRALLSDDSPAVLTVDGDGIELETQGRRVAGRVLGEEFPDYRRLTRLPEGRRIPLDVPTLRTALVGQDGERCALLLTDTVTVADEADEPGTGDLVGVDPTFLLDALAVGDDAMLLEYVGPKAPLVLLCPDTEDAYSLLMPCTLDA, from the coding sequence ATGCACAGCATTGGTGAGATGGGCCGCGCCAGCGGGCTGGGCGTGAGCGCGCTGCGCTTCTACGACCGGGCGGGCGTCCTGCCGCCCGCCCGGGTGGATCCGGCGACCGGATACCGCTGGTACGCCCCCGAACAGCTCGACGAGGCCCGGCTGCTGGCCCGGCTGCGGCAGGCGGGGATGCCGCTCGCGGACATCCGGCTGGTGCTGGCGGCCTGGTCCGGCGGGGACACCGGCCTGGTGCCCCGGCTGCTGGACGGGCACCTGCGACGCCTCGAACGCGAGCTCGCCGATGCGCGCGGCGCGCTCTCCGCGGTACGCGCGCGACTCGGACACAAGGAGAACACCATGACCACCACCACCGCCCCCACCACCCGGCTGACCGTGCCCGCCACGGAGTTCGCGGCCGCGCTGGACGCCGTACGCTTCGCCGCCGGGACCGACCCCGAGCTGCCGGTGCTCGGCGGGATCCACTTCGACGTGGAGGAGGCGGACCTGCACGTCGTGGCCACCGACCGCTACCGGATGGCCGTGGCCCGCGCCTCGACCACCGGCCACGGCGGCGAGCGGATCCGGCTGACCGTGCCCGCCCCGCTCGTGGACGCCATGCGGGCCCTGCTGAGCGACGACTCCCCGGCCGTGCTCACCGTGGACGGGGACGGGATCGAGCTGGAGACGCAGGGCCGCCGCGTCGCCGGGCGGGTCCTGGGCGAGGAGTTCCCCGACTACCGCCGCCTGACCCGGCTCCCCGAGGGCCGCCGTATCCCGCTGGACGTGCCGACCCTGCGCACGGCCCTCGTCGGGCAGGACGGTGAACGGTGCGCCCTCCTCCTGACCGACACCGTGACCGTCGCCGACGAGGCGGACGAGCCCGGCACCGGGGATCTGGTCGGGGTCGACCCCACCTTCCTCCTCGACGCGCTCGCCGTCGGGGACGACGCCATGCTGCTGGAGTACGTGGGCCCCAAGGCTCCGCTGGTGCTCCTGTGCCCCGACACCGAGGACGCCTACTCCCTGCTGATGCCGTGCACGCTCGACGCGTGA
- a CDS encoding response regulator transcription factor — MNPAEGEARILVVDDEPAVREALRRSLAFEGYAVQTAVDGLDALDRAASYAPDLIVLDIQMPRMDGLTAARRLRASGSVTPILMLTARDTVGDRVTGLDAGADDYLVKPFELDELFARVRALLRRSSYAAPQAVGESHEDALTFADLRMDLATREVTRAGRPVELTRTEFTLLEMFLAHPRQVLTREQILKTVWGFDFEPSSNSLDVYVMYLRRKTEAGGEPRLVHTVRGVGYALRAGESGPE, encoded by the coding sequence ATGAACCCCGCCGAAGGCGAAGCGCGGATCCTCGTCGTCGACGACGAACCGGCCGTACGCGAGGCCCTGCGCCGCAGTCTCGCCTTCGAGGGGTACGCCGTGCAGACGGCCGTCGACGGGCTCGACGCCCTCGACCGGGCGGCCTCGTACGCCCCCGACCTGATCGTCCTGGACATCCAGATGCCCCGGATGGACGGGCTGACGGCCGCCCGCCGGCTGCGGGCCTCCGGCAGCGTGACGCCGATCCTGATGCTCACCGCCCGCGACACCGTCGGCGACCGCGTCACCGGCCTCGACGCGGGCGCCGACGACTACCTCGTCAAGCCGTTCGAACTCGACGAGCTCTTCGCCCGGGTCCGCGCCCTGCTGCGCCGCAGCTCCTACGCCGCCCCGCAGGCGGTGGGCGAGAGCCACGAGGACGCCCTGACCTTCGCCGACCTGCGCATGGACCTCGCGACCCGCGAGGTCACCCGGGCCGGGCGGCCGGTGGAGCTGACCCGGACCGAGTTCACCCTGTTGGAGATGTTCCTCGCGCACCCCCGCCAGGTCCTGACCCGCGAGCAGATCCTCAAGACCGTCTGGGGCTTCGACTTCGAGCCCAGCTCCAACTCCCTGGACGTGTACGTGATGTACCTGCGCCGCAAGACCGAGGCGGGCGGCGAGCCGCGCCTGGTCCACACCGTGCGCGGGGTCGGCTACGCCCTGCGCGCCGGCGAGAGCGGGCCGGAGTGA
- a CDS encoding phosphatidylinositol-specific phospholipase C, with the protein MGIGTSSGTGAGTSTGVDRRAFLVGALAAGAALGLGAAPASAATLGTQDWMAGLGDSTALQRMTIPGTHDSGATKGGLYVACQNTSIAQQLDSGIRFLDIRCRVTGGSFAIHHAAFFQDLMFGDVLVACWNFLAAHPSETVLMRVKQEYSGESDATFRAVFDDYLNNRGWRPLFRIADSLPTLGQARGKVVLLADNGGLPGLRYGDGNVFDIQDDYNTEPFAKRGRIENHFRKAVQQPGKLFVNYVSTAAYMPPRWNSDRLNPQVHGFVDGGEMAGRTGLGIVPMDFPNTRSGLVTSLIRHN; encoded by the coding sequence ATGGGCATCGGCACGAGCTCGGGTACGGGCGCGGGCACGAGCACGGGCGTGGACCGGCGGGCGTTCCTGGTCGGAGCACTGGCCGCGGGCGCTGCCCTCGGACTGGGCGCCGCACCCGCCTCGGCCGCGACGCTCGGCACCCAGGACTGGATGGCCGGCCTCGGCGACTCCACCGCCCTCCAGCGCATGACCATCCCCGGCACCCATGACTCCGGCGCCACCAAGGGCGGCCTCTACGTCGCCTGCCAGAACACCTCGATCGCCCAGCAGCTCGACTCGGGGATCCGCTTCCTCGACATCCGCTGCCGGGTCACCGGCGGCTCCTTCGCCATCCACCACGCGGCGTTCTTCCAGGACCTGATGTTCGGGGACGTCCTCGTCGCCTGCTGGAACTTCCTCGCCGCGCACCCTTCCGAGACGGTCCTGATGCGCGTCAAGCAGGAGTACTCCGGGGAGAGCGACGCCACCTTCCGCGCCGTCTTCGACGACTACCTGAACAACCGCGGCTGGCGGCCCCTGTTCCGGATCGCCGACTCCCTGCCCACCCTCGGACAGGCCCGCGGCAAGGTGGTCCTGCTCGCCGACAACGGCGGCCTGCCGGGCCTGCGCTACGGCGACGGCAACGTCTTCGACATCCAGGACGACTACAACACGGAGCCCTTCGCCAAGCGCGGCCGGATCGAGAACCACTTCCGCAAGGCCGTCCAGCAGCCCGGCAAGCTCTTCGTCAACTACGTCAGCACCGCCGCCTACATGCCCCCGCGCTGGAACTCCGACCGCCTGAACCCGCAGGTCCACGGCTTCGTCGACGGCGGGGAGATGGCCGGCCGGACCGGGCTCGGCATCGTCCCCATGGACTTCCCGAACACCCGCTCCGGCCTGGTCACCTCACTGATCCGGCACAACTGA
- a CDS encoding sensor histidine kinase: MSPTARFRALPLRSRLALLVTVAVALAVAGVAGVSWVMVRTQLSEQLDSSLRATDAAAQANQVYAKLRCVPGPPLPDQAANNLSAQVQIVLQDGGHCWVDGNNTLKVTAIDLEVAQRRRGPVLYDATTSNGIPVRVYTQPALVGSQPAALSVAKPLADIDKPLSTLAWVLLLVCGIGVVGAGAAGLWVARTGLQPVDELTDAVEHIARTEDLTVRIPDEGDDEIARLSRSFNSMTAALASSQERQAQLIADAGHELRTPLTSLRTNIELLARSEETGRAIPPDDRRELLASVKAQMTELASLIGDLQELSRPDAASPGPLGVVALHEIARAALSRARLRGPELRFDSDLRPWYVRGEAAALERAIVNVLDNAVKFSPPGGTVEVSLRAGRLTVRDHGPGIPAEDLPHVFERFWRSESARALPGSGLGLSIVARTAARAGGSAELRAAADGGPGTEAVLHIPGAPTPPPSDPSVVPDQ, from the coding sequence GTGAGCCCTACGGCCAGATTCCGCGCGCTGCCGCTGCGCTCCCGCCTCGCCCTGCTGGTCACGGTGGCGGTGGCGCTCGCGGTCGCGGGCGTGGCGGGGGTGTCCTGGGTGATGGTCCGCACCCAGCTGAGCGAACAGCTGGACAGCTCGTTGCGCGCCACCGATGCCGCGGCCCAGGCCAACCAGGTCTACGCCAAGCTGCGCTGCGTCCCCGGTCCGCCCCTGCCGGACCAGGCGGCCAACAACCTCAGCGCCCAGGTGCAGATCGTGCTGCAGGACGGCGGCCACTGCTGGGTCGACGGCAACAACACCCTGAAGGTCACCGCGATCGACCTGGAGGTCGCCCAGCGGCGCCGGGGCCCCGTGCTCTACGACGCGACCACCTCCAACGGCATCCCGGTCCGCGTCTACACGCAGCCCGCCCTCGTGGGCAGTCAGCCCGCCGCGCTGTCCGTGGCCAAGCCGCTCGCCGACATCGACAAGCCCCTGTCCACCCTGGCCTGGGTGCTGCTCCTGGTCTGCGGCATCGGGGTCGTCGGCGCGGGCGCCGCCGGCCTGTGGGTGGCCCGTACGGGACTGCAGCCGGTCGACGAACTGACCGACGCCGTCGAGCACATCGCCCGGACCGAGGACCTGACCGTACGGATCCCCGACGAGGGGGACGACGAGATCGCCCGCCTGTCGCGGTCCTTCAACTCGATGACGGCGGCCCTCGCCTCCTCCCAGGAGCGGCAGGCCCAACTGATCGCGGACGCCGGCCACGAGCTGCGCACCCCGCTGACCTCGTTGCGCACCAACATCGAGCTGCTCGCCCGCAGCGAGGAGACCGGCCGGGCCATCCCGCCCGACGACCGGCGGGAGCTGTTGGCCTCGGTCAAGGCGCAGATGACGGAGCTGGCCTCCCTGATCGGCGACCTGCAGGAGCTGTCCCGGCCGGACGCGGCCTCCCCCGGCCCGCTCGGAGTGGTCGCCCTGCACGAGATCGCCAGGGCCGCGCTGTCCCGGGCCCGGCTGCGGGGTCCGGAGCTCCGCTTCGACTCGGACCTGCGGCCCTGGTACGTCCGGGGCGAGGCGGCGGCGCTGGAGCGGGCAATCGTCAACGTCCTGGACAACGCGGTGAAGTTCAGCCCGCCGGGCGGCACCGTCGAGGTGTCGCTGCGGGCGGGCCGGCTGACCGTACGGGACCACGGTCCGGGCATCCCGGCCGAGGACCTGCCGCACGTCTTCGAGCGGTTCTGGCGGTCCGAGTCGGCCCGCGCCCTGCCCGGCAGCGGGCTGGGCCTGTCGATCGTGGCCCGTACGGCGGCGCGTGCGGGCGGCAGCGCCGAGCTGCGGGCGGCGGCCGACGGGGGCCCGGGCACGGAGGCGGTGCTCCACATCCCGGGGGCGCCGACGCCGCCGCCGTCCGATCCGTCAGTTGTGCCGGATCAGTGA
- a CDS encoding TetR/AcrR family transcriptional regulator yields the protein MGNREDLLAGARHCLEEKGYLRTTVRDIATASGVSMAAIGYHFGSREALLNQALFAAMEEWAAGAGRLTGEGETAGERYADTWDRKIRDFGEMRWLWLASVEAFVHAQSSPELLAILAEGQRRNRRMVAAALRGVPPQEVSEEDVRALGSMHIALLSGVMVQTLTDPEQAPDGRELLQGLRSMVELLES from the coding sequence ATGGGAAATCGCGAGGACCTGCTGGCCGGAGCCCGGCACTGCCTGGAGGAGAAGGGCTATCTGCGCACGACCGTGCGCGACATCGCCACGGCCTCGGGGGTGAGCATGGCCGCGATCGGCTATCACTTCGGGTCCCGGGAGGCCCTTCTCAACCAGGCGCTGTTCGCCGCCATGGAGGAGTGGGCCGCGGGAGCCGGTCGACTCACCGGTGAGGGGGAGACCGCCGGGGAGCGCTACGCCGACACCTGGGACCGCAAGATCCGCGACTTCGGCGAGATGCGCTGGCTCTGGCTGGCGTCCGTCGAGGCCTTCGTCCACGCGCAGTCCTCGCCCGAGCTGCTCGCGATCCTCGCCGAGGGGCAGCGCCGCAATCGCCGGATGGTGGCCGCGGCCCTGCGCGGGGTGCCGCCGCAGGAGGTCTCCGAGGAGGACGTACGGGCTCTCGGGTCGATGCACATCGCGCTGCTCAGCGGGGTGATGGTGCAGACCCTGACCGATCCGGAGCAGGCGCCCGACGGGCGCGAGCTGCTCCAAGGACTGCGCTCCATGGTCGAGTTGCTCGAAAGCTGA
- the mshD gene encoding mycothiol synthase, with protein sequence MTDAAAALEPGRQIQTLDELTEEQASAVLDLIDDAARTDGTTAVSEQGRLQLRGGPREGIRHLLLTEGGRLSAYGQLEDTDPVEAPAAELVVHPALRGRGHGRAMGTALLAASGKRLRVWAHGGKSAARHLAQVLGLTLFRELRQLRRPLAGGAPLPEPVLPPGVTVRTFVPGADDAAWLAANAAAFAHHPEQGSLTQRDLDDRIAQPWFDPKGFFLAERDGELVGFHWTKVHAAEQLGEVYVVGVRPGAQGGGLGKALTAIGLRHLAAQGLPTAMLYVDADNPAALAVYEGLGFTTHEVDLMYRTES encoded by the coding sequence ATGACTGACGCAGCAGCGGCCCTGGAGCCGGGACGGCAGATTCAGACCCTCGACGAGCTGACGGAGGAACAGGCGAGCGCCGTACTCGACCTCATCGACGACGCGGCACGTACGGACGGCACCACCGCCGTGTCCGAACAGGGCCGGCTCCAGCTGCGCGGGGGGCCGCGCGAGGGGATCCGGCACCTCCTGCTCACCGAGGGCGGCCGGCTCTCCGCCTACGGGCAACTGGAGGACACCGACCCGGTGGAGGCCCCGGCCGCCGAACTCGTCGTACACCCGGCTCTGCGCGGGCGCGGCCACGGGCGGGCCATGGGCACGGCCCTGCTGGCCGCCTCCGGCAAACGACTGCGGGTCTGGGCGCACGGCGGCAAGTCCGCCGCCCGGCACCTCGCGCAGGTGCTCGGCCTGACCCTCTTCCGCGAGCTGCGCCAGCTGCGCCGGCCACTGGCAGGAGGAGCCCCGCTGCCGGAGCCGGTGCTCCCGCCCGGGGTGACCGTACGCACCTTCGTGCCCGGCGCCGACGACGCGGCCTGGCTCGCGGCGAACGCGGCCGCCTTCGCCCATCACCCCGAGCAGGGCTCGCTGACCCAGCGCGACCTGGACGACCGGATCGCGCAGCCGTGGTTCGACCCCAAGGGCTTCTTCCTCGCGGAACGCGACGGCGAGCTCGTCGGCTTCCACTGGACGAAGGTCCACGCGGCCGAGCAGCTCGGCGAGGTCTACGTGGTCGGCGTCCGCCCCGGCGCCCAGGGCGGCGGTCTCGGCAAGGCCCTCACCGCGATCGGCCTGCGCCACCTGGCGGCCCAGGGCCTGCCGACGGCCATGCTCTACGTGGACGCCGACAATCCGGCGGCCCTGGCGGTGTACGAGGGCCTCGGCTTCACCACCCACGAGGTGGACCTGATGTACCGCACGGAAAGCTGA